One window from the genome of Enterococcus haemoperoxidus ATCC BAA-382 encodes:
- the ppdK gene encoding pyruvate, phosphate dikinase translates to MKYVIDFSEGSKEQSDLLGGKGANLAEMTKLKLPVPTGFTITTEACLDYLKKKENVSTELNLEIRQHIFSMEKRTQKKLGDAIDPLLVSVRSGSKFSMPGMMDTILNLGLNDETVIGLTKKTGDGRFAFDCYRRLLQMFGDVVCGIDKNRFEEQLDFYKSKKRYLADTDMQAEDWQELVAVYKDIFLEVTHQPFPQNPYEQLSLAVEAVFRSWNNRRAVTYRRLHDISDSLGTAVNIQEMVFGNFGEASGTGVAFTRNPATGEKGIFGEFLLNAQGEDVVAGIRTPQPISELEALMPEVYQEFLELGHLLESHYKDMQDIEFTIENRKLYLLQTRNGKRTAKSAFKVCIQLVEEGIISKKEAIKRINPTMITQLLHPVFEPDELKNAVVFAKGLPASPGAASGNIYFTAEKAKKASEQGEKVILIRQETSPEDIEGMVVSEAIVTSRGGMTSHAAVVARGMGVCCVAGCETVYVNEFLEQATAGDLILHQGDTISVDGTTGTIYLGSIPYVEGDEWQLLETITDWAKEGASIGVKANAETPADIKTALKLGAQGIGLARTEHMFFGEERIVEMRKMILAENKESLLAPLDRLKEFQKNDFRAMFTLLKGKACTIRLLDPPLHEFLPQTEEEIIHLANETKRTTTEIKHRIEELHEQNPMLGHRGCRLAVTTPEIYEMQVAAIIESAIEVAQKEPTLEIVPEIMIPLIGSKEEMAWLRECLEQTIQTIFTKTNQVISYKIGTMLEIPRACLTAEKIAEVSDFFSFGTNDLTQLTYGFSRDDSGKFIKAYQDKKLLKEDPFQHIDEEGVGALMKIAVDKIRGFDPSIKIGVCGEVGGDPQSIRFLKKIGVDYISCSPYRIPAAILTIAQEQ, encoded by the coding sequence GTGAAATATGTGATTGATTTTTCAGAGGGTAGCAAAGAACAAAGCGATTTACTAGGAGGTAAAGGCGCTAATTTAGCTGAAATGACAAAACTGAAGTTACCTGTTCCAACAGGATTTACGATTACAACAGAAGCTTGCTTAGATTACTTAAAAAAGAAAGAAAATGTCTCAACTGAACTGAACTTAGAAATTCGCCAACATATTTTCAGTATGGAAAAAAGAACCCAAAAGAAACTAGGAGATGCTATAGATCCGTTATTGGTTTCCGTACGAAGTGGGTCAAAATTTTCAATGCCTGGAATGATGGACACGATTTTAAATTTAGGTTTAAACGATGAGACGGTAATCGGATTAACAAAAAAAACGGGTGATGGTCGTTTTGCCTTTGATTGTTATAGAAGACTCCTGCAAATGTTTGGTGATGTGGTTTGTGGCATTGATAAAAATCGTTTCGAAGAACAACTTGATTTTTATAAATCAAAAAAAAGATATCTGGCGGATACAGATATGCAAGCGGAAGATTGGCAAGAATTGGTAGCGGTTTATAAAGATATCTTTCTAGAAGTGACGCATCAACCATTTCCACAAAATCCTTATGAGCAATTGAGTTTAGCTGTAGAAGCAGTTTTTCGTTCTTGGAACAATCGTAGAGCGGTTACGTATCGCCGTTTGCATGATATTTCTGACTCATTAGGAACGGCCGTCAACATTCAAGAGATGGTTTTTGGTAATTTTGGGGAAGCTAGTGGAACTGGTGTTGCGTTTACTAGAAATCCTGCAACTGGTGAGAAAGGGATTTTTGGGGAGTTTCTATTAAATGCACAAGGGGAAGATGTCGTTGCAGGAATAAGGACGCCGCAGCCAATCAGTGAACTTGAAGCATTGATGCCGGAAGTTTATCAAGAGTTCTTGGAACTAGGTCATTTGCTGGAGTCTCATTATAAAGACATGCAGGATATTGAGTTTACGATTGAGAACCGAAAATTATATCTGTTACAAACCAGAAATGGCAAACGAACGGCGAAATCTGCTTTCAAAGTCTGTATTCAATTAGTTGAAGAGGGCATAATCTCTAAAAAAGAAGCAATCAAACGTATTAATCCAACGATGATCACTCAGCTGCTTCATCCAGTTTTTGAACCAGATGAATTAAAAAATGCGGTAGTTTTTGCTAAAGGACTACCGGCAAGTCCGGGGGCCGCGAGTGGAAATATTTATTTCACAGCAGAAAAAGCCAAAAAAGCGAGTGAGCAAGGGGAAAAAGTTATTTTGATCCGCCAAGAAACTTCACCAGAAGATATCGAAGGCATGGTAGTTAGTGAAGCAATCGTAACTTCTAGAGGTGGAATGACCTCTCATGCTGCTGTAGTTGCACGGGGGATGGGCGTTTGTTGCGTTGCAGGTTGTGAGACAGTTTATGTGAATGAATTTTTAGAACAGGCAACAGCAGGAGATCTTATCTTGCATCAAGGGGATACAATTTCAGTTGATGGGACAACAGGAACCATCTATCTTGGTAGTATTCCTTACGTCGAAGGAGATGAATGGCAGTTATTAGAAACAATCACGGACTGGGCAAAAGAAGGGGCGAGTATCGGTGTCAAAGCCAATGCAGAAACGCCGGCAGATATTAAAACAGCATTGAAATTAGGAGCGCAAGGCATTGGTTTAGCAAGAACAGAGCATATGTTTTTCGGAGAAGAACGAATAGTTGAAATGCGTAAAATGATTCTTGCTGAAAATAAAGAATCACTCCTAGCACCTTTAGATCGATTAAAAGAGTTCCAAAAAAATGATTTTCGAGCGATGTTTACTTTATTAAAAGGAAAAGCGTGCACCATTCGATTACTAGATCCACCACTACATGAATTTTTACCGCAAACAGAAGAGGAAATTATTCATTTAGCAAATGAAACAAAGCGGACAACTACCGAAATCAAGCATCGTATTGAAGAACTACACGAACAAAATCCAATGCTTGGGCATCGTGGGTGTCGTCTAGCTGTTACAACGCCTGAAATTTATGAAATGCAGGTAGCGGCTATTATTGAGAGTGCAATAGAGGTTGCCCAAAAAGAACCGACATTAGAAATTGTACCAGAAATCATGATTCCTTTGATTGGTAGTAAAGAAGAGATGGCGTGGTTAAGAGAATGCTTAGAGCAAACGATCCAAACTATTTTTACTAAAACCAATCAAGTCATTTCCTATAAAATAGGGACGATGTTAGAGATACCTAGAGCGTGTTTAACAGCTGAAAAAATAGCAGAGGTTTCTGATTTTTTCAGTTTTGGAACGAATGATTTAACGCAATTAACATATGGTTTTTCACGTGATGATTCGGGTAAATTTATTAAGGCCTACCAAGATAAAAAATTATTAAAAGAAGATCCATTTCAGCATATCGACGAAGAAGGCGTGGGGGCGTTGATGAAAATAGCTGTAGATAAAATCAGGGGCTTCGATCCATCGATTAAAATCGGAGTTTGTGGCGAAGTTGGCGGAGATCCGCAGTCGATTCGTTTCTTGAAAAAAATTGGTGTGGATTATATATCGTGTTCACCTTATCGGATTCCTGCAGCTATATTGACGATTGCACAAGAGCAATAA
- a CDS encoding mandelate racemase/muconate lactonizing enzyme family protein: MKITKINVAPKAVKLKEPITISLGTIEYSMSAIVEIETDEGIIGYGEGSPGILITGETLKGTTECIQLFEKKLLGVDPLDIEKIHSIMNSVAALAPSAKTAIDIACYDLFGKKANLPVYKLLGGFDSSVKTDMTIGIDRPERMAEKAKLAVSQGFDTLKIKVGTGFDEDITRIKTIREAVGSQINLRLDANQGWQPKEAVNTINHLAQYNIELVEQPVAYYDIEGLAFVTNNVSTPIMSDESCFNSKDALRLIKARAVDFVNIKLMKCGGIHEALKINSICEAAGVECMIGCMVEETNIGVTAAAHLAAATKNITRADLDATFGLNEVVIPGGVGLEATSVITLSDKAGLGLSK, translated from the coding sequence TTGAAAATAACAAAAATCAACGTAGCACCAAAAGCAGTAAAGTTAAAGGAACCGATCACGATTTCACTTGGAACGATTGAGTATTCAATGAGTGCAATCGTTGAAATTGAAACGGATGAAGGAATTATTGGCTATGGTGAAGGCTCACCCGGAATACTGATTACAGGTGAGACATTAAAAGGGACAACGGAATGTATCCAATTATTTGAAAAGAAATTATTAGGTGTTGATCCATTAGATATTGAAAAAATTCATAGTATTATGAATTCTGTAGCGGCACTTGCACCTTCTGCTAAGACTGCGATCGATATTGCATGTTATGATTTATTTGGAAAAAAAGCTAATTTACCTGTTTACAAACTTTTAGGTGGTTTTGATTCATCTGTTAAAACAGACATGACCATTGGAATCGATAGGCCTGAAAGAATGGCTGAAAAAGCAAAACTAGCTGTCTCACAAGGGTTTGACACGTTGAAAATCAAAGTAGGTACAGGATTTGATGAAGATATTACCCGTATCAAAACAATTAGAGAAGCAGTTGGCAGTCAAATAAATCTGCGTCTGGATGCCAATCAAGGTTGGCAACCCAAAGAAGCTGTAAATACGATCAATCATCTAGCGCAATACAATATTGAATTAGTTGAACAACCAGTGGCTTATTACGATATTGAAGGATTGGCTTTTGTTACAAATAACGTATCAACACCAATCATGTCAGATGAAAGCTGTTTTAATTCAAAGGATGCTTTACGTTTGATTAAAGCGCGTGCAGTCGATTTTGTGAATATCAAGCTAATGAAATGCGGTGGTATTCATGAAGCGTTGAAAATCAATAGTATTTGTGAAGCCGCTGGAGTTGAATGTATGATCGGCTGTATGGTAGAGGAAACGAATATTGGTGTGACTGCTGCTGCACATTTAGCTGCGGCAACGAAAAATATTACAAGAGCAGACTTAGATGCGACTTTTGGATTAAATGAAGTAGTTATTCCAGGTGGTGTCGGATTAGAAGCAACAAGTGTAATTACGTTATCTGATAAAGCTGGTTTAGGTTTGAGTAAATAA
- a CDS encoding helix-turn-helix domain-containing protein has protein sequence MEFRKIKNLRKEKKITLTELGEKTGYSASFLSQIERGTNRPSLEALRKIADSLDVTVAYLLANEAPQVIQDGETSENGYKVIRNSSGTIYNPWQTNSTYYDTLFNLPVHTNNMVISKIYIDAQSSSSGRKIAHNLCEINYVLKGEATIELKDEVLILHEGDAIFLEAFTQHNILNATENELMLFTLQF, from the coding sequence ATGGAATTTAGAAAAATCAAGAATTTACGGAAAGAAAAAAAGATTACATTAACTGAACTAGGAGAAAAGACCGGCTATTCCGCCAGTTTCTTATCACAAATCGAACGTGGGACTAATCGACCATCCCTTGAAGCTCTAAGAAAAATCGCTGATTCTTTAGATGTCACGGTTGCTTATCTTTTAGCCAATGAGGCACCGCAAGTGATACAAGATGGTGAAACTTCTGAAAATGGCTATAAAGTGATTCGTAACTCCTCTGGTACGATTTATAATCCGTGGCAGACGAACTCTACTTATTATGATACTTTGTTCAATTTACCTGTACATACTAACAATATGGTCATTTCAAAAATTTATATTGATGCTCAATCATCATCCAGCGGTAGAAAAATTGCTCATAATCTTTGTGAAATTAATTACGTTTTAAAAGGTGAAGCAACGATTGAGTTGAAAGATGAAGTGCTTATTTTGCATGAAGGAGATGCGATATTTTTAGAAGCGTTTACCCAACATAATATTCTCAACGCTACTGAAAATGAGTTGATGTTATTCACCTTACAATTTTAG
- a CDS encoding serine hydrolase domain-containing protein — MNKRWKWSIAGGMFLLLFILLSSWFFNKENGLFIEHLSEKQQSNQKGSMSNSATQKNIDQIIKDAHFQGAALLVSQDQIFYQQSYGYADEQNKRPNEIDGVFPIASLQKIITGSIILELVKEGKLKLDTTLDTFYPEIDLSQTITIQQLLDHNSGIYMAEEEPENLLTDQESQIDNVLESLTVVGNKEFNYTNSNYTLLAGIISKLTRQSYEEVIQKRVIDKLSLSHTYFWDDLPTDVTIPEPYFYVEEDYQADLSPANEKLYSSLLGAGNMYMSTEDFWVFIQSLANGQLFDQAEYEQLAKVKEEGYQAGMIYFDDLKYSEGNLGGYATVIYGDQDNQNLVILFANQPTNNGMQALSEELFNQLRNV; from the coding sequence ATGAATAAGCGATGGAAATGGTCAATTGCAGGAGGAATGTTCCTTTTGCTTTTTATTCTTTTAAGTAGTTGGTTTTTTAACAAAGAAAATGGCCTTTTTATAGAACATTTATCGGAAAAGCAACAAAGTAACCAAAAGGGAAGTATGTCAAATTCTGCTACCCAAAAAAATATCGATCAGATTATCAAAGATGCTCATTTTCAAGGTGCTGCTTTGCTTGTGAGTCAAGATCAGATTTTTTATCAACAAAGTTATGGGTATGCGGATGAACAAAATAAGCGACCAAATGAAATAGATGGTGTATTTCCAATTGCATCCTTACAAAAAATAATCACAGGTTCGATTATTTTAGAATTAGTGAAAGAAGGAAAACTTAAATTAGATACTACTTTAGATACTTTTTATCCAGAAATCGATTTAAGTCAGACAATCACGATTCAACAATTGCTTGATCATAATTCAGGTATTTATATGGCAGAAGAGGAACCAGAAAATCTTTTAACAGATCAGGAAAGTCAGATAGATAATGTTTTAGAGAGCTTGACTGTGGTAGGAAATAAAGAATTTAATTATACAAATAGTAATTATACCTTGTTAGCGGGGATTATCTCTAAACTTACAAGACAATCCTATGAAGAAGTCATTCAAAAAAGAGTGATCGATAAGTTATCGTTAAGCCATACTTATTTTTGGGATGATTTACCTACAGATGTAACAATTCCAGAACCTTATTTTTATGTGGAAGAAGATTATCAAGCAGATCTGTCTCCAGCTAACGAGAAGTTATATTCAAGTTTATTAGGTGCGGGCAACATGTATATGTCGACTGAGGATTTTTGGGTGTTTATTCAAAGTTTAGCTAATGGTCAGCTTTTTGATCAAGCCGAATATGAGCAACTTGCAAAGGTTAAGGAAGAAGGATATCAAGCCGGGATGATCTATTTTGATGATCTGAAATACTCGGAAGGCAATTTGGGTGGTTATGCTACAGTTATTTATGGAGATCAAGATAATCAAAATTTAGTGATTCTTTTTGCAAACCAACCTACAAATAATGGAATGCAAGCATTAAGTGAAGAGCTATTTAATCAGTTACGAAACGTATAA
- a CDS encoding EamA family transporter, with protein MINYAAILTILVITTFSGSAGALALKKGMNDLPQLSLKLVLMNGWIYLGSFLYILSAVTNIFLLKFLDYSIAFPMTSLTYVWTVIISYFIFNEKLTVRKVLAVILIIIGVFVISQ; from the coding sequence ATGATCAATTACGCAGCGATTCTGACGATTCTGGTGATTACGACTTTTTCCGGAAGTGCCGGTGCTTTGGCTTTGAAAAAAGGAATGAATGATCTTCCGCAATTAAGTCTTAAGTTGGTATTGATGAATGGTTGGATTTATTTAGGTTCGTTCTTATACATTTTAAGTGCGGTAACCAATATTTTTTTATTAAAATTTTTGGACTATTCAATTGCTTTTCCAATGACATCATTAACGTATGTTTGGACCGTTATTATTAGTTATTTTATTTTTAATGAAAAGCTGACTGTTCGAAAAGTTTTAGCAGTAATTTTGATTATTATTGGTGTTTTTGTTATCAGCCAATAA
- the lysA gene encoding diaminopimelate decarboxylase — MPLLFGTAEFNEQEHLTIGGCDTVRLAEKYGTPLFVYDVAHIRARARGFKQTFNSLGVKNKVIYASKAFCCLAMYKLLEEEELGCDVVSAGEIYTAIKGGMSPENIEFHGNNKTKEELTYAVEQGVGTIIIDNFYEIDLLSAVLKETGKKQNVMFRITPGVDAETHEYILTGQVDSKFGFDVNSGQATQALEKILADEHLVLKGAHCHIGSQIFSAEGFLAAVEKMLLILNEWKKMFDYTVDVLNMGGGFGVQYTETDDPLEPELFVKAIVNAVKGQCELLDYTFPEIWIEPGRSIIAEAGTTIYTVGSQKVIPDVRHYISVDGGMGDNIRPALYDAVYDGFLANRISAEMPEEMRIVGKYCESGDILIKNIELPPMEPEDLLAMTSTGAYGYSMANNYNRNLKPAVVFVENGQDKLVIRRETYEDLISLDCEG; from the coding sequence ATGCCACTATTATTTGGAACGGCGGAATTTAATGAACAAGAGCATTTAACGATTGGCGGATGTGATACAGTCCGTTTAGCTGAGAAATATGGAACACCGTTATTTGTGTATGATGTTGCCCATATCAGAGCGCGTGCAAGAGGATTTAAACAAACATTCAACTCTTTAGGAGTAAAAAATAAGGTAATATACGCAAGTAAAGCATTTTGCTGTTTAGCAATGTATAAACTTTTAGAAGAAGAAGAGCTGGGTTGTGATGTAGTTTCTGCTGGTGAAATCTACACGGCAATCAAAGGTGGTATGTCACCTGAAAATATCGAATTTCATGGAAATAATAAGACTAAAGAAGAACTGACCTACGCTGTTGAGCAGGGGGTAGGGACAATCATTATCGATAATTTTTATGAAATCGACTTATTAAGTGCTGTTTTAAAAGAAACTGGCAAAAAGCAAAACGTCATGTTTCGTATTACACCAGGCGTGGATGCTGAAACTCATGAGTATATTTTAACCGGACAAGTAGATTCTAAGTTTGGTTTCGATGTAAATAGCGGGCAGGCGACGCAAGCGCTAGAAAAAATCTTGGCAGATGAACATTTAGTCCTAAAAGGAGCACATTGTCATATTGGGTCACAAATTTTCTCTGCAGAAGGGTTTTTAGCAGCTGTCGAGAAAATGTTGCTGATTTTAAATGAATGGAAAAAAATGTTTGATTATACTGTAGATGTTTTAAATATGGGCGGCGGTTTTGGTGTGCAGTATACTGAGACAGATGATCCATTAGAACCTGAACTATTTGTTAAAGCTATCGTAAACGCGGTAAAAGGTCAATGTGAATTGTTGGATTACACATTTCCAGAAATTTGGATCGAACCTGGTCGTAGTATTATCGCCGAAGCAGGAACAACGATTTATACAGTTGGTTCACAAAAAGTCATTCCAGATGTACGTCATTACATATCAGTAGATGGAGGAATGGGTGATAATATTCGCCCAGCTTTGTATGATGCGGTTTATGATGGATTTTTAGCAAACAGAATCAGCGCAGAGATGCCTGAAGAAATGAGAATTGTCGGTAAATATTGTGAATCGGGGGATATTTTAATTAAAAATATCGAGTTACCACCGATGGAGCCAGAGGATCTATTAGCTATGACAAGTACAGGCGCATACGGCTATTCAATGGCAAATAACTATAATCGTAATTTAAAACCTGCTGTTGTTTTTGTAGAAAATGGACAGGATAAATTAGTGATTCGTCGCGAGACTTATGAAGACTTAATTTCATTGGATTGTGAAGGATAA
- a CDS encoding metal-sulfur cluster assembly factor, with product MTETNQEWSAEEIEDIKEQILTALETVIDPELGIDIVNLGLIYEVDFAQNGDTVIKMTLTTMGCPLADVLTEQIHEALKEIPEVKNPEVKLVWYPAWTTDKMSRYARIALGIR from the coding sequence ATGACTGAAACAAATCAAGAATGGTCTGCTGAAGAGATTGAAGATATCAAAGAACAGATTTTAACCGCTCTAGAAACAGTGATCGACCCTGAACTTGGAATCGACATCGTAAACTTAGGATTAATTTATGAAGTTGACTTCGCACAAAACGGCGATACTGTCATCAAGATGACTTTAACTACTATGGGTTGCCCATTAGCTGATGTTCTTACTGAGCAGATTCATGAAGCGTTAAAAGAGATTCCTGAAGTAAAAAATCCAGAAGTAAAATTGGTCTGGTATCCCGCTTGGACGACTGATAAAATGTCACGTTATGCTAGGATTGCTTTAGGTATTCGTTAA
- a CDS encoding EamA family transporter, with the protein MDAKNKQQKLSLGIVLILIAATLSSVGQLAWKFGADGAGTYAIVLYAVGFLAAGAGMFFMMAAFRYGEVSILQPMMSLGFALSIVLGALFLNESITWYKLLGTAFIIAGSILLGIEGNEETV; encoded by the coding sequence ATGGACGCTAAAAATAAACAACAGAAGTTAAGTTTAGGAATTGTATTGATTTTGATTGCAGCTACTTTGAGTAGTGTGGGACAATTAGCATGGAAATTTGGTGCCGATGGCGCTGGTACTTATGCAATCGTCCTTTATGCAGTTGGTTTTTTAGCAGCAGGAGCAGGAATGTTTTTTATGATGGCTGCTTTTCGATATGGTGAAGTCTCTATTTTACAACCGATGATGAGTTTGGGGTTTGCGTTGTCGATTGTTTTAGGGGCATTATTTTTAAACGAAAGTATCACTTGGTATAAATTATTAGGAACTGCCTTCATTATTGCAGGTTCGATCCTTTTAGGTATCGAAGGAAATGAGGAGACTGTATGA
- a CDS encoding alpha/beta hydrolase, protein MKWLLLIVIIVLLLIIAVSFYAANFFLNVALFRDNNWYDKTGHKMMNPDNFNKGKSQYDLTEEQQNQQGDVFWHQAFAQDYWIETDGEKLYSRLIVSHPDSKKWVICVHGYRSYGKRDMAFVASKFSEQQYNILVPDLRAHGKSTGNIIGMGWLDRFDLLKWINEVLTIEPSAEIILFGGSMGAATVMMTSGEALPDNIKGLVVDCGYSSVYDEFGAMLQSAFKLPAFPILTIADSLAKKKVGYSLKEASSVAQLAKNNLPTLFIHGTGDKFVPHQMIYDNMEATNGVKESLIVENAPHLSSFIYEPEHYFDTVFEFVHRYC, encoded by the coding sequence TTGAAGTGGCTTTTATTGATCGTAATTATTGTGTTGCTTTTGATTATTGCAGTTTCCTTTTATGCAGCAAATTTTTTCCTGAATGTGGCACTTTTCAGAGATAATAATTGGTATGACAAGACAGGTCATAAAATGATGAATCCAGATAATTTCAATAAGGGGAAATCTCAGTATGACCTTACCGAAGAGCAACAAAATCAACAAGGTGATGTGTTTTGGCATCAAGCATTCGCTCAAGATTATTGGATAGAAACTGATGGAGAAAAATTATATAGTCGATTGATCGTCTCGCATCCTGATAGCAAAAAATGGGTGATCTGTGTTCACGGTTATCGTTCATACGGCAAGCGTGACATGGCTTTTGTTGCATCTAAGTTTTCTGAGCAACAATATAATATTTTAGTTCCTGATCTAAGAGCACATGGCAAAAGCACAGGGAATATCATAGGAATGGGTTGGTTGGATCGTTTTGACTTATTGAAATGGATCAATGAAGTGCTGACAATTGAACCATCAGCTGAAATTATTCTGTTTGGTGGATCAATGGGCGCGGCAACGGTAATGATGACAAGCGGTGAAGCATTACCAGATAATATTAAAGGCTTAGTTGTAGATTGTGGTTATTCCTCTGTCTACGATGAGTTTGGAGCTATGTTACAATCTGCATTTAAATTACCAGCATTTCCTATACTGACGATTGCTGACAGTTTGGCCAAAAAGAAAGTAGGTTACTCTCTGAAAGAGGCTTCTTCAGTTGCTCAGTTGGCTAAAAATAATTTGCCAACGTTGTTTATTCATGGTACAGGAGATAAGTTTGTTCCTCATCAAATGATTTACGATAATATGGAAGCAACCAATGGCGTAAAAGAAAGTTTGATCGTCGAAAATGCTCCCCATCTGTCTTCATTTATTTATGAACCGGAGCATTATTTTGACACTGTTTTTGAATTTGTTCATCGTTATTGTTAA
- a CDS encoding helix-turn-helix transcriptional regulator, whose product MKLTSRQLEIIKIVKENEPISGDNIAKTLGLSRATLRSDLAILTMTGLLDARPKVGYFYTGQTIEPLLYEKLYKKTVADIMLPPILIHQSTTVYDAVTNLFMYDVGSLYVKDDNDELNGVLSRKDLLRAAISNPNTEKTPVAMIMSRMPNIVTITRDRTILEAGGLLMQHNIDTLPVVEIDQPKKVIGKVTKTRMMSYFINAGNDIDKENY is encoded by the coding sequence ATGAAACTTACCTCAAGACAATTAGAGATCATCAAAATTGTTAAAGAAAACGAACCAATCAGCGGTGATAATATTGCCAAAACACTTGGTTTGAGTCGTGCGACCTTACGAAGCGATTTAGCGATTTTGACGATGACTGGTTTGCTTGATGCTAGACCAAAAGTTGGTTATTTTTACACAGGTCAAACAATTGAGCCTTTACTTTATGAAAAATTATACAAAAAAACGGTAGCAGATATTATGTTGCCACCTATACTTATCCATCAAAGTACAACGGTTTATGATGCCGTGACAAATTTATTTATGTACGATGTCGGTTCTCTGTATGTAAAAGATGACAACGATGAATTGAACGGTGTTTTATCACGCAAAGACTTACTACGAGCAGCTATTAGTAATCCTAATACCGAAAAAACACCTGTTGCGATGATCATGAGTCGTATGCCAAACATCGTCACGATCACTCGTGACCGTACGATTTTAGAAGCTGGCGGTCTATTGATGCAACACAACATCGATACCTTACCCGTTGTAGAAATTGACCAGCCAAAAAAAGTGATCGGAAAAGTGACCAAAACCCGAATGATGTCTTACTTTATTAATGCCGGTAATGACATTGATAAAGAAAATTATTGA
- a CDS encoding pyruvate, water dikinase regulatory protein, with amino-acid sequence MQKDKIKIYLVSDSVGETAQKIISAVSAQYPSIDMSDIQRFPFITDEELLQPILRDALHDKAVVVTTLVNKKLVTLVKDFANRTGLQYVDYMSPLSEIVEGTFGIQPLQEPGAIHKLNEQYFSRVSAIEFAVRYDDGKDSKGFLEADYVLLGVSRTSKTPLSMYMANRNHKVANLPLIPEVSLPAELDQIDPKKIIGLTTSIESLMDIRKSRLHSLGLKEDSAYTNADRIQEELDYANSVFEKYNVLVIDVEKKSIEETTTIIEDLAQNK; translated from the coding sequence ATGCAAAAAGACAAAATCAAAATTTATTTAGTATCAGATTCAGTTGGAGAGACCGCACAAAAAATTATTTCAGCAGTCTCCGCCCAATACCCAAGTATTGATATGAGCGATATCCAACGATTTCCATTCATTACCGATGAAGAATTATTGCAGCCTATTTTGAGAGATGCTTTACATGACAAAGCTGTTGTTGTGACAACATTAGTGAATAAAAAGCTAGTGACTTTAGTAAAGGATTTCGCAAACCGAACTGGCTTACAATACGTCGATTATATGAGCCCATTAAGCGAAATCGTTGAAGGGACTTTTGGTATTCAACCTTTACAAGAACCAGGTGCGATCCACAAGTTAAATGAGCAGTATTTTAGTCGTGTTTCAGCAATTGAATTTGCCGTTAGATATGATGATGGTAAAGATTCCAAAGGTTTCTTAGAAGCTGATTATGTATTATTAGGCGTTTCACGTACATCTAAAACACCGTTAAGCATGTATATGGCCAACCGGAATCATAAAGTTGCAAATTTACCTTTGATTCCAGAAGTTTCTTTACCTGCCGAATTAGATCAGATCGATCCTAAAAAAATCATCGGTCTAACAACAAGTATTGAGAGTTTAATGGATATTCGTAAATCCCGTTTACATTCATTGGGATTAAAAGAAGATTCGGCTTACACAAATGCCGATCGTATTCAAGAGGAATTAGATTATGCCAATAGTGTTTTTGAAAAATATAATGTATTAGTGATCGATGTCGAAAAGAAATCAATCGAAGAAACAACAACGATCATCGAAGATTTGGCCCAAAATAAATAG